A stretch of the Arachis stenosperma cultivar V10309 chromosome 6, arast.V10309.gnm1.PFL2, whole genome shotgun sequence genome encodes the following:
- the LOC130932511 gene encoding tRNA (guanine(37)-N1)-methyltransferase 2-like has protein sequence MLLDESEFDVHLKLWVLRIPCQHCKLATRILNGYMLDKPRVKPVTEDPTSRKNRYVILSEKVQNQDLSDIPKEKLDELKGLCEIEVVPYSLTLGYSYWSADHVLKQILPAGFEVPSSFETIGQIAHLNLHEELLPYKDVIAKVIFDKNYPRIKTVVNKVGTITNEFRVPEFEVLAGEHDMVTEVKQYGASFKLDYSLVYWNSRLEHEHKRLVSLFQPGEIICDMFAGIGPFAIPAAQKGCLVYANDLNPDSIHYLRINAKVNKVEDCIYAYNTDARRFISQLMEVPTTEVKLECNVPSLNTCESCNTKDDVETCAETALLIVDRKGIGDRNNNSLEDVECPSKHDDTSVTSAKRSSSSSHEENGKTRGTDSFKGSGKRGSQNKRMRGSEFTDTKTWEHIDHVIMNLPASAVQFLDVFRGLIQRKYWKGNLPWVHCYCFIRATETPETIIAVVESALSACIQNPIFHRVRDVAPNKAMFCLSFRLPEACCREDDQ, from the exons ATGTTGTTGGATGAGAGTGAGTTTGATGTCCACTTGAAGCTTTGGGTGCTTCGAATTCCTTGCCAACATTGCAAACTCGCCACTCGAATACTCAATGG TTACATGCTTGATAAGCCCCGGGTTAAACCCGTCACTGAGGACCCGACATCTCGTAAAAACCGTTACGTTATTCTCTCCGAGAAAGTTCAGAACCAAG ATTTATCTGATATTCCGAAGGAAAAGCTCGATGAGCTTAAGGGCTTGTGTGAGATTGAAGTTGTGCCTTACTCATTAACATTAGGGTATTCATATTGGAGTGCTG ATCACGTGCTTAAGCAGATACTGCCTGCTGGATTTGAGGTTCCCTCATCCTTTGAAACAATAg GTCAAATTGCCCATTTAAACTTACACGAGGAATTACTTCCCTACAAAGATGTTATTGCGAAGGTTATTTTTGAT AAAAACTATCCAAGAATCAAAACCGTTGTTAATAAAGTGGGAACTATTACAAATGAATTTCGTGTTCCAGAATTTGAAGTTTTAGCAGGAGAACATGATATGGTTACAGAAGTGAAGCAATATGGTGCCAGTTTTAAGCTTGATTACAGTTTGGTTTATTGGAATTCTAGATTGGAACATGAACATAAAAGATTGGTTTCTCTGTTCCAACCTGGAGAGATCATTTGCGATATGTTTGCGGGTATAGGTCCTTTTGCAATTCCTGCAGCCCAAAAAGGATGCCTAGTCTATGCAAATGATTTGAATCCAGATAGCATTCACTATCTGAGGATCAATGCTAAAGTCAACAAGGTCGAAGATTGCATATATGCATACAACACGGATGCTAGAAGATTCATCTCCCAGCTGATGGAGGTGCCAACTACTGAGGTTAAATTAGAATGTAATGTTCCAAGTCTGAATACATGTGAGTCATGCAACACAAAAGATGATGTTGAAACATGTGCAGAAACTGCCTTGCTAATTG TTGATAGAAAGGGCATAGGAGATCGCAATAACAATAGTTTAGAGGATGTAGAATGTCCATCAAAGCACGATGATACATCTGTAACTTCTGCTAAGAGATCTTCTAGTAGTTCCCATGAAG AGAATGGAAAGACTCGTGGAACTGATAGCTTTAAAGGTAGTGGGAAAAGAGGAAGCCAAAACAAGAGAATGAGAGGTTCCGAGTTCACTGACACAAAAACTTGGGAGCATATTGACCACGTAATAATGAACCTACCAGCATCAGCTGTTCAGTTTCTAG ATGTATTTAGGGGATTAATCCAGAGGAAATATTGGAAAGGAAATCTACCATGGGTCCACTGCTATTGCTTCATTAGAGCAACTGAAACTCCAGAGACGATAATAGCT GTGGTAGAGTCTGCTTTGAGTGCCTGTATACAAAACCCAATATTTCATCGGGTTAGGGATGTAGCTCCAAACAAG GCAATGTTTTGTTTAAGCTTCAGGTTGCCAGAAGCATGCTGTAGGGAAGATGATCAATAA
- the LOC130932513 gene encoding uncharacterized protein LOC130932513: MPIITSLSFVYAIVDVKNKDNWKWFLDLLQSDLGNYNDNKLCIISNMQKGLIPAVKEVMSMAQHRFCVWHLWWNFSKQWGSTELKDLVWECARSRTRNEFERNMKRVKVINEQAWQYLEKWPKEAWSKAYFSEDPKNDNICNNACESFNAKIKHERTKPILTLAEEVKRIIMKSMVDNKLKLSTYQGILPLVQQCRLEAMTKLSSHWAPQWCGDDKEELFEVHGWPTNMVVDLGKHTCTCRFWQLTGMTCMHAISAIQDKNGKRTEEYCHELLTMEAYKRTYCFNVNPVKGQDLWEKTSSPAPVLLPIKPKPGRPTKKRRKNKGEQPVGSSTKMKRKYNPIRCMYYGEVGHNKRSCAKKKKEDAEKQARQMQLQLALAKGPTPPTDEPNTNNEVQSQSPPPPLVQPQPVVEVNQPGGTPPMQNTQLPVQDL, translated from the exons ATGCCAATAATCACATCTTTGTCGTTTGTCTATGCAATTGTGGATGTGAAAAATAAAGACAACTGGAAATGGTTTCTGGACCTGTTGCAGTCAGACCTTGGCAACTACAATGATAACAAGTTGTGCATCATTTCAAACATGCAGAAG GGACTAATCCCAGCAGTGAAGGAAGTCATGTCCATGGCCCAGCACAGATTTTGTGTGTGGCATCTGTGGTGGAATTTTTCAAAACAATGGGGTAGCACAGAGTTGAAAGACCTAGTCTGGGAATGTGCTAGGTCAAGAACACGTAATGAGTTCGAGAGGAACATGAAGAGAGTAAAGGTCATCAACGAGCAGGCTTGGCAGTATCTTGAAAAGTGGCCGAAGGAAGCTTGGAGTAAGGCGTACTTCAGTGAGGATCCCAAGAATGACAACATTTGCAACAATGCTTGCGAATCATTCAATGCTAAAATAAAGCATGAAAGGACCAAGCCGATTTTGACTTTGGCTGAAGAGGTTAAAAGAATAATCATGAAGAGCATGGTCGATAACAAACTGAAGTTGAGCACTTATCAAGGAATTCTACCCCTGGTTCAGCAATGCAGACTAGAAGCCATGACAAAGTTATCTAGTCACTGGGCTCCCCAATGGTGCGGGGATGATAAAGAGGAGTTGTTTGAAGTACATGGCTGGCCCACAAACATGGTGGTCGACTTGGGAAAGCACACTTGCACCTGTCGGTTCTGGCAACTCACAG GGATGACATGTATGCATGCAATTTCAGCCATTCAAGACAAAAATGGTAAGAGGACTGAGGAGTATTGCCATGAGTTGTTGACAATGGAGGCGTATAAAAGGACATACTGTTTCAATGTTAACCCGGTGAAAGGACAAGATTTGTGGGAGAAAACATCCTCACCTGCCCCTGTTCTACTCCCAATTAAGCCAAAACCTGGCAGGCCtaccaagaagaggagaaagaaCAAGGGAGAGCAGCCGGTTGGGTCAAGCACCAAGATGAAGAGGAAGTACAACCCAATTAGGTGCATGTATTATGGTGAAGTTGGACACAACAAGCGAAGCTGtgcaaagaagaaaaaggaggatgCTGAGAAACAAGCTAGGCAAATGCAACTTCAGCTTGCCCTTGCTAAAGGGCCTACTCCCCCTACAGATGAGCCAAACACCAACAATGAAGTTCAATCACAGTCTCCCCCTCCTCCCCTAGTCCAGCCACAACCGGTTGTGGAAGTCAACCAACCAGGAGGAACCCCACCAATGCAAAATACCCAACTGCCTGTTCAAGACCTTTAG
- the LOC130933474 gene encoding probable L-cysteine desulfhydrase, chloroplastic has translation MDSPTTNNHNHIHTHHLNGASTISQPSKKPKLLSSSFITPAEIHEEFSHHDPSVARINNGSFGCCPASVIAAQHRSQLHYLRQPDNFYFNELKKGILQSRTIIKDLVNAKHVDEISIVDNATTAAAIVLQHTAWSFHEGTFQKGDVVLMLHYAYGAVKKSMEAYVTRAGGHVIEVPLPFPVASNEEIVREFRKALERGKSEGKRIRLAVIDHVTSMPCVVIPVKELVQICREEGVEKVFIDAAHSIGCVDVDMEEIGADFYTSNLHKWFFCPPSIAFLYTRKTPKGGSELHHPVVSHEYGNGLAVESAWIGTRDYSAQLVVPAALEFVNRFQGGIEGIKKRNHDAVVEMGEMLAQSWGTHLGSPPDMCGSMIMVGLPTSLGIACDDDALGLRVHLREQFGVEVPIYYRPPRDGEVRCVTGYARISHQVYNKVDDYHKFRDAVNQLVNNGFTCALLSG, from the coding sequence ATGGATTCTCCCACCACCAACAATCACAACCACATCCACACTCACCACCTCAACGGCGCCTCCACCATTTCCCAACCATCCAAGAAGCCTAAGCTCTTATCATCATCCTTCATCACTCCCGCCGAGATTCACGAGGAATTCTCCCACCACGACCCCTCCGTCGCCCGCATCAACAACGGCAGCTTTGGCTGCTGTCCCGCCTCCGTCATCGCCGCCCAGCACCGCTCCCAGCTCCACTACCTCCGCCAGCCCGACAACTTCTACTTCAACGAACTCAAGAAAGGGATCCTCCAATCCCGCACCATTATCAAGGACCTCGTCAACGCCAAACACGTCGATGAGATCTCCATCGTCGACAACGCCACCACCGCCGCCGCCATCGTCCTCCAGCACACCGCTTGGTCCTTCCACGAAGGAACCTTCCAGAAGGGCGACGTTGTCCTCATGCTCCATTACGCTTACGGCGCCGTCAAAAAGTCCATGGAGGCCTACGTCACCCGCGCCGGAGGCCACGTCATCGAGGTACCCCTCCCTTTCCCCGTCGCTTCCAACGAAGAAATCGTTAGAGAGTTTAGAAAAGCATTGGAGAGAGGAAAGAGTGAGGGAAAGAGGATCAGGTTAGCCGTTATAGATCACGTTACTTCGATGCCGTGTGTGGTGATTCCGGTGAAGGAATTGGTTCAGATTTGTAGGGAGGAAGGGGTTGAAAAGGTTTTTATTGATGCTGCACATTCAATTGGGTGTGTTGATGTTGATATGGAAGAGATTGGTGCTGATTTTTATACCAGCAATTTGCATAAGTGGTTCTTTTGCCCTCCTTCCATTGCGTTTTTGTATACAAGGAAAACCCCTAAGGGGGGTTCTGAATTGCACCACCCTGTGGTGTCTCATGAATACGGCAATGGCTTGGCTGTGGAGAGTGCTTGGATTGGGACCAGGGACTATAGTGCCCAATTGGTGGTTCCTGCGGCTTTGGAATTTGTGAATCGGTTCCAAGGGGGAATCGAAGGGATCAAGAAGAGGAACCATGATGCTGTTGTGGAGATGGGGGAAATGCTTGCCCAATCATGGGGGACGCACCTTGGGAGTCCTCCGGATATGTGCGGTAGCATGATCATGGTGGGTTTGCCTACTTCTTTGGGGATTGCTTGTGATGATGATGCTCTTGGGTTAAGGGTGCATTTGAGGGAACAGTTTGGGGTTGAAGTCCCTATATACTATCGGCCGCCGAGAGATGGCGAAGTCAGGTGTGTAACTGGATATGCCCGGATTTCTCATCAAGTCTACAACAAAGTTGATGACTATCACAAGTTCAGGGATGCAGTTAACCAACTTGTCAATAATGGTTTTACCTGTGCTCTCCTTTCAGGCTAA